A stretch of the Cellulomonas sp. WB94 genome encodes the following:
- a CDS encoding bifunctional glycosyltransferase family 2/GtrA family protein, which yields MIILIPAYEPDERLVRLVASIRAASPAHVVIVDDGSGTAYRHVFDAARALGCTVIGYATNRGKGHALKEGFRHVALHHPGEDVVCADCDGQHTVVDILRVADRLHGACDAMVLGERRFTGAVPARSRFGNAATGVLVRMATHLPVQDTQTGLRGYPASMLDWLQTVDGDRFEYELNLLLRAGGAGYDVEGVGIETIYLDGNLSSHFRPVVDSVRVCAPLLRFSLSSLAAFALDTVALLALHAVTGNLLASVVGARVISSTANFAANRRLVFAHGQDKRLGAAALQYWVLAVALLAASYGLLSFLTRTGLPLLAAKVLTEATLFVVSYQVQRRLVFARGSVPAARVTIRG from the coding sequence ATGATCATCCTCATCCCCGCCTATGAGCCCGACGAGCGGCTCGTCCGTCTGGTCGCCTCGATCCGCGCCGCGTCGCCCGCGCACGTGGTCATCGTCGACGACGGCAGCGGCACCGCCTACCGGCACGTGTTCGACGCCGCCCGCGCCCTGGGGTGCACCGTGATCGGGTACGCCACCAACCGCGGGAAGGGCCACGCGCTCAAGGAGGGGTTCCGCCACGTCGCGCTCCACCACCCCGGCGAGGACGTCGTCTGCGCCGACTGCGACGGCCAGCACACCGTCGTCGACATCCTCCGTGTCGCCGACCGGCTGCACGGCGCCTGCGACGCGATGGTCCTGGGGGAGCGCCGCTTCACGGGTGCGGTGCCGGCGCGCAGCCGGTTCGGCAACGCCGCCACGGGCGTGCTGGTCCGGATGGCGACGCACCTGCCCGTCCAGGACACCCAGACCGGTCTGCGCGGCTATCCCGCGTCGATGCTCGACTGGCTGCAGACCGTCGACGGCGACCGGTTCGAGTACGAGCTGAACCTGCTGCTGCGTGCGGGCGGCGCCGGCTACGACGTCGAGGGGGTCGGGATCGAGACGATCTACCTCGACGGCAACCTGTCCTCGCACTTCCGCCCGGTGGTGGACTCGGTCCGGGTCTGTGCGCCGCTCCTGCGGTTCTCGTTGTCCTCCTTGGCGGCGTTCGCCCTGGACACGGTGGCGCTGCTCGCGCTGCACGCCGTCACCGGGAACCTGCTCGCGTCCGTGGTGGGTGCGCGGGTGATCAGCTCGACCGCCAACTTCGCGGCGAACCGGCGGCTCGTCTTCGCCCACGGTCAGGACAAGCGCCTCGGCGCAGCGGCGCTCCAGTACTGGGTGCTGGCGGTCGCCCTGCTCGCCGCGAGCTACGGCCTGCTCTCGTTCCTGACGCGCACCGGGCTGCCGCTGCTGGCTGCGAAGGTCCTCACGGAGGCGACGCTGTTCGTCGTCAGCTACCAGGTGCAGCGACGCCTCGTGTTCGCCCGCGGGTCCGTCCCAGCCGCCCGTGTGACGATCAGGGGGTGA
- a CDS encoding phosphodiester glycosidase family protein, with amino-acid sequence MPRNPRRPRPPARRALIAGVLTVALTAVGASAWALDRYVIEHVEISDVSAYEASLSATPTSDATTGSTTSSSTSDAVVTATSYESDGAAITISTVTTGTGSSTVTYYVADVVLSDATSLRSAFAQDAFGLNITENTSDIAADNGAVFAINGDYYGFRDTGIVIRDGVVYRDEGAREGLAFYRDGTVEVYDETTTTAAQLVADGVWNTLSFGPALLEGGQVVDGIDSVEVDTNVGNHSIQGAQPRTAVGVIDSNHLVFVVVDGRSPGYSAGVTMTGLAEIMQGLGATTAYNIDGGGSSTMYFDGEVVNNPLGKGQERGTSDILYIAG; translated from the coding sequence ATGCCCAGAAACCCCCGCAGACCCCGACCCCCGGCCCGCCGAGCGCTGATCGCCGGCGTCCTGACCGTCGCACTGACCGCTGTCGGTGCGAGCGCGTGGGCGCTGGACCGCTACGTCATCGAGCACGTCGAGATCTCGGACGTCTCCGCCTACGAGGCGAGCCTGTCCGCGACGCCGACATCCGACGCCACGACGGGCTCGACCACCTCCAGCTCGACGTCGGACGCCGTCGTCACCGCCACCTCCTACGAGTCCGACGGCGCGGCGATCACGATCTCGACAGTGACCACCGGGACCGGCAGCTCCACCGTCACGTACTACGTCGCAGACGTCGTGCTGAGCGACGCGACGAGCCTGCGCTCGGCGTTCGCCCAGGACGCCTTCGGGCTCAACATCACCGAGAACACCTCGGACATCGCGGCTGACAACGGTGCGGTGTTCGCCATCAACGGCGACTACTACGGGTTCCGCGACACCGGCATCGTCATCCGCGACGGCGTCGTGTACCGCGACGAGGGGGCGCGCGAGGGGCTCGCGTTCTACCGCGACGGAACCGTCGAGGTCTACGACGAGACGACCACGACGGCGGCCCAGCTGGTCGCCGACGGCGTCTGGAACACGCTGTCGTTCGGCCCGGCTCTCCTCGAGGGCGGGCAGGTCGTCGACGGGATCGACAGCGTGGAGGTCGACACGAACGTCGGCAACCACTCGATCCAGGGCGCGCAGCCGCGCACTGCTGTCGGGGTCATCGACTCGAACCATCTGGTCTTCGTCGTCGTCGACGGCCGGAGCCCGGGCTACAGCGCGGGCGTCACGATGACCGGCCTGGCCGAGATCATGCAGGGGCTCGGCGCCACGACCGCGTACAACATCGACGGCGGCGGCTCGTCGACCATGTACTTCGACGGCGAGGTCGTCAACAACCCGCTCGGCAAGGGCCAGGAGCGCGGCACCTCCGACATCCTCTACATCGCGGGCTAG
- a CDS encoding FCD domain-containing protein, which yields MANSLEDRVLAYFHTAGLRAGDVVPSELELASELKVGRPALREALGALEVIGIVQSRQGARRTLGTFDMGAVIRTLTIGIVPDLQSLRSLLEVRRVLEVGFFPQAAAKLTPQDVAELRSLTDTMQEKASRGEVFVTEDQAFHAAIYHHLHNPILWGLLEAFWELFDNMGAETRTGTNLPETAAAHARIVDALVIGEMALASHHLNSHFFDVRSRLVRQSTTQSPAKQSPDKQSPDKHSPDKQGADQ from the coding sequence TTGGCCAACTCCCTCGAGGATCGAGTCCTCGCGTACTTCCATACCGCCGGACTACGCGCCGGGGACGTCGTCCCCTCGGAGCTCGAGCTCGCCTCCGAGCTCAAGGTCGGCCGCCCTGCGCTCCGCGAAGCCCTCGGCGCGCTCGAGGTCATCGGGATCGTGCAGAGCCGCCAGGGCGCGCGCCGCACGCTCGGCACGTTCGACATGGGTGCCGTCATCCGGACGCTGACGATCGGGATCGTCCCCGACCTCCAGTCGCTGCGCTCCCTCCTGGAGGTTCGCCGGGTCCTCGAGGTCGGCTTCTTTCCCCAGGCCGCAGCGAAGCTCACTCCGCAGGACGTCGCCGAGCTGCGCTCGCTCACCGACACGATGCAGGAGAAGGCGTCGCGCGGCGAGGTGTTCGTCACCGAGGACCAGGCCTTCCACGCCGCGATCTACCACCACCTCCACAACCCGATCCTGTGGGGCCTGCTCGAGGCGTTCTGGGAGCTCTTCGACAACATGGGCGCCGAGACGCGCACGGGAACCAACCTTCCGGAGACCGCGGCCGCCCATGCCCGGATCGTCGACGCCCTCGTGATCGGCGAGATGGCCCTCGCGTCCCACCACCTGAACTCACATTTCTTCGACGTCCGGTCCCGGCTCGTCCGCCAGAGCACGACGCAGTCACCCGCCAAGCAGTCACCCGACAAGCAGTCACCCGACAAGCACTCACCTGACAAGCAAGGAGCAGATCAATGA
- a CDS encoding sugar ABC transporter substrate-binding protein, whose product MKIRALARTLAVAAGAATLLASCASGGSTASAGSSTGSSTAVLNYWLWQDDATDQTWAQLAEEFNAQSTTGTVALQVIPLAQYEDKMLNALASGGGPDAARFKDWWLGEFVKAKALEPLTTKIDAWGGKSDVVPELFNSGKVAGDDAVYMLPHQFTTLYMYYRPSIFAAAGLEAPQTHADVLHAAQVLAAKGQFAMDVRGGAGGQDQWAAWMLSGGAKFMDGDKVVLNDDTAVAVNQDYLDLAGKLAATPPGSLTADFAAVRGNFLNGTTAMMIHHPGSLKAVREALGDDVAVIPMPGKTTAGEATLGSMSGNVVFSGSKNKDLAFDWISWLAEHDQMLKISTSPQGQLPVLSSVAKEEPFVSDPALKIAIGAEAYASSWPGVAGTSKVVNKEWQPTIQSAFEGQTSSKDALTVLADVLAGK is encoded by the coding sequence ATGAAGATTCGCGCTCTCGCTCGCACCCTGGCCGTGGCCGCTGGTGCGGCCACCCTCCTGGCGTCCTGCGCCTCCGGCGGCTCGACAGCCAGCGCCGGGAGCAGCACTGGCTCGAGCACTGCGGTGCTGAACTACTGGCTCTGGCAGGACGACGCCACCGACCAGACCTGGGCTCAGCTGGCCGAGGAGTTCAACGCCCAGAGCACGACCGGCACCGTGGCGCTCCAGGTGATCCCGCTGGCCCAGTACGAGGACAAGATGCTCAACGCCCTCGCGAGCGGCGGCGGCCCGGATGCAGCGCGGTTCAAGGACTGGTGGCTCGGGGAGTTCGTCAAGGCGAAGGCGCTCGAGCCGCTGACGACGAAGATCGACGCGTGGGGCGGGAAGAGCGACGTCGTCCCCGAGCTGTTCAACTCCGGCAAGGTCGCCGGCGACGACGCCGTCTACATGCTCCCCCACCAGTTCACGACGCTCTACATGTACTACCGGCCGTCGATCTTCGCCGCCGCCGGGCTCGAAGCACCCCAGACCCATGCGGACGTGCTCCATGCGGCGCAGGTGCTCGCAGCCAAGGGTCAGTTCGCGATGGACGTGCGCGGCGGCGCCGGCGGCCAGGACCAGTGGGCGGCCTGGATGCTGTCCGGCGGTGCGAAGTTCATGGACGGCGACAAGGTCGTGCTGAACGACGACACGGCGGTCGCCGTCAACCAGGACTACCTCGATCTCGCCGGCAAGCTCGCGGCCACCCCGCCCGGCTCGCTGACCGCAGACTTCGCGGCCGTCCGGGGCAACTTCCTCAATGGCACCACCGCCATGATGATCCACCACCCCGGCTCGCTGAAGGCTGTGCGCGAGGCACTCGGAGACGACGTCGCGGTCATCCCGATGCCGGGCAAGACCACGGCCGGTGAGGCGACGCTGGGCTCGATGAGCGGAAACGTCGTCTTCTCGGGCTCGAAGAACAAGGACCTCGCCTTCGACTGGATCTCGTGGCTCGCCGAGCACGACCAGATGCTCAAGATCAGCACCTCTCCGCAGGGCCAGCTGCCGGTGCTGAGCTCGGTGGCCAAGGAGGAGCCGTTCGTCTCCGACCCCGCTCTCAAGATCGCGATCGGCGCCGAGGCGTACGCGTCGTCGTGGCCGGGGGTGGCCGGGACGTCCAAGGTGGTCAACAAGGAGTGGCAGCCCACCATCCAGTCGGCGTTCGAGGGCCAGACCTCCAGCAAGGATGCGCTGACCGTCCTCGCGGACGTCCTGGCAGGCAAGTGA
- a CDS encoding sugar ABC transporter permease gives MTTVTRRLPRSGRAPGPRGARWLPVFYLAPSLALFTVFIAYPFLRAIWFSFNETSFLGGIIGFIGTQNYAAIFTDVQFGTYVGNSLVWVVGAVSLQLLFGVGGALLLNQSFRLRGVVRGLAMIPWATPSVLVSLIWMWMLEPNHGVINRALLGLGVIDAPIAWLGQSSTAMGSLIAVDAWQGIPFFAVMVLAALQGVPAELKEAARTDGCGTLAVFRHVVVPYILPTIVITTVLRVIWTANYVDLAYVLTGGGPARATTTLPLQSYLTAYKGGDFGQGAAYAMVQAAVLAVMVVFYVRLTSEKEK, from the coding sequence ATGACGACCGTCACCCGACGGCTCCCGCGGTCCGGGCGTGCGCCCGGACCGCGGGGGGCCCGTTGGCTCCCCGTCTTCTACCTCGCTCCGAGCCTCGCCCTCTTCACTGTCTTCATCGCCTACCCGTTCCTGCGGGCGATCTGGTTCTCGTTCAACGAGACCAGCTTCCTCGGCGGCATCATCGGGTTCATCGGGACCCAGAACTACGCGGCGATCTTCACCGACGTGCAGTTCGGCACATACGTCGGCAACTCGCTCGTGTGGGTCGTGGGGGCCGTCTCGCTCCAGCTGCTGTTCGGCGTCGGAGGGGCACTCCTCCTCAACCAGAGCTTCCGGCTGCGTGGCGTGGTGCGCGGTCTCGCGATGATCCCCTGGGCCACACCGAGCGTGCTCGTCTCGCTCATCTGGATGTGGATGCTCGAGCCGAACCATGGCGTCATCAACCGGGCGCTGCTCGGCCTGGGTGTCATCGACGCACCCATCGCCTGGCTCGGCCAGAGCTCGACGGCGATGGGCTCGCTCATCGCGGTCGACGCCTGGCAGGGCATCCCGTTCTTCGCGGTGATGGTCCTCGCAGCGCTGCAGGGCGTGCCGGCCGAGCTCAAGGAGGCCGCCCGGACCGACGGGTGCGGGACGTTGGCGGTGTTCCGTCACGTCGTCGTGCCCTACATCCTGCCCACGATCGTGATCACGACGGTCCTGCGCGTCATCTGGACCGCGAACTACGTCGATCTGGCGTACGTGCTCACGGGCGGCGGTCCGGCCCGCGCCACCACGACGCTGCCGCTGCAGTCGTACCTGACCGCCTACAAGGGCGGCGACTTCGGCCAGGGCGCGGCGTACGCGATGGTCCAGGCCGCGGTGCTCGCCGTGATGGTCGTCTTCTACGTGCGACTCACGTCGGAGAAGGAGAAGTGA
- a CDS encoding carbohydrate ABC transporter permease: protein MTDEIVRPRPLAQVTPRLEPRAGRHGLARLGRPSLYIAVTVWMTATLGPYVIMLLTSLSPQSQLIAPGGSLLPTHPTLAAYRELFDKTPFVSYLTNSVITALCTVAFSLLIAVAAAISLSRFRFRGRSAVLTGLLVAQLFPAVLLVIPLQVELRTMSLLDSRWGLLLVYTTFATPFATFLLKGFLDGLPRELDEAATIDGCSPMQMVRHILLPLMRPGLTAAGTYIFIFAWNEFLYALTFTQTTAAQTIPVGLSMFIGEYQIRWDLLTAGGVLAAVPVLVGFMLVQKQLVSGLTAGAVKG, encoded by the coding sequence ATGACCGACGAGATCGTCCGGCCGCGGCCGCTCGCCCAGGTCACGCCGAGGCTCGAGCCGCGAGCGGGCAGGCACGGCCTGGCCCGCCTGGGCCGACCGTCCCTCTACATCGCCGTGACCGTCTGGATGACAGCGACCCTCGGGCCGTACGTCATCATGCTGCTCACCTCGCTGAGCCCGCAGTCCCAGCTCATCGCGCCCGGCGGCAGCCTGCTGCCGACCCACCCGACCCTCGCGGCCTACCGCGAGCTGTTCGACAAGACGCCGTTCGTGTCGTACCTGACCAACAGCGTGATCACGGCACTGTGCACCGTCGCGTTCTCGCTGCTGATCGCCGTGGCCGCTGCGATCAGCCTGTCGCGCTTCCGCTTCCGTGGACGGTCCGCCGTGCTCACCGGCCTGCTGGTCGCTCAGCTGTTCCCGGCGGTCCTGCTCGTCATCCCGCTCCAGGTCGAGCTGCGGACCATGAGCCTGCTCGACTCGCGCTGGGGTCTGCTTCTCGTCTACACGACGTTCGCGACGCCGTTCGCCACGTTCCTGCTCAAGGGCTTCCTGGACGGGTTGCCACGAGAGCTGGACGAGGCCGCGACGATCGACGGCTGCTCGCCTATGCAGATGGTCCGGCACATCCTGCTGCCCCTGATGCGTCCGGGACTCACCGCCGCCGGCACGTACATCTTCATCTTCGCGTGGAACGAGTTCCTCTACGCCCTGACGTTCACCCAGACCACGGCCGCTCAGACGATCCCGGTCGGTCTGAGCATGTTCATCGGTGAGTACCAGATCCGTTGGGACCTGCTCACCGCAGGAGGGGTGCTGGCCGCAGTCCCCGTCCTCGTCGGATTCATGCTCGTCCAGAAGCAGCTCGTCAGCGGACTCACGGCCGGAGCGGTCAAGGGATAG
- a CDS encoding mandelate racemase/muconate lactonizing enzyme family protein: protein MSFLTQTASATTSTDDRIPRIESIDVEVFRVPLPDGPWGDQIHHVTDIEVTLVTVHGSNGLVGRGASHTSGMGGATIGALAREIAPVLVGRRVSPRALWTSAYRYVHDIGGAGVTTHAISAFDIAFWDLLGKSYGVPVVDLLGRVHEKVALYGSGINLHLGIDEVIDQVKRWQAKGYAFGKVKVGKPDVEEDVERLALLTEAVGTYPIAVDANQGWSFPDAVRAFQRFEQFNLLWIEEPLPSDDILGHARLRARTTTPIGLGENVYTADQFNQYFEAGIVDFVQADVGRVGGITGFMDIATLARVRNLPMTPHFVLELSASLLAAVPNARAAEVTDGGRWQDLQIVKGGGTEKDGFYFPSDEPGTGLVWDLDYLAAHRVAL from the coding sequence ATGTCTTTCCTCACCCAGACCGCGTCGGCCACGACCTCGACCGACGACCGCATCCCCCGTATCGAGTCGATCGACGTCGAGGTCTTCCGGGTCCCGCTGCCGGACGGGCCGTGGGGCGACCAGATCCACCACGTGACCGACATCGAGGTCACCCTCGTGACGGTGCACGGCAGCAACGGCCTCGTCGGCCGGGGCGCGAGCCACACGTCAGGGATGGGCGGGGCGACGATCGGCGCGCTCGCGCGGGAGATCGCCCCCGTCCTCGTCGGCCGACGCGTGTCCCCACGGGCGCTCTGGACCAGCGCGTACCGCTACGTCCACGACATCGGCGGCGCCGGGGTGACGACGCACGCCATCTCCGCGTTCGACATCGCGTTCTGGGACCTGCTCGGCAAGTCCTACGGGGTCCCGGTCGTCGACCTGCTCGGCCGCGTCCACGAGAAGGTCGCGCTGTACGGCTCCGGCATCAACCTCCACCTCGGGATCGACGAGGTCATCGACCAGGTCAAGCGGTGGCAGGCCAAGGGGTACGCGTTCGGCAAGGTGAAGGTCGGCAAGCCGGACGTCGAGGAGGACGTCGAGCGGCTCGCCCTGCTCACCGAGGCCGTGGGCACCTATCCGATCGCCGTCGACGCCAACCAGGGATGGTCCTTCCCGGACGCGGTGCGCGCGTTCCAGCGGTTCGAGCAGTTCAACCTGCTGTGGATCGAGGAGCCGCTGCCGTCGGACGACATCCTGGGTCACGCCCGGCTGCGGGCCCGGACCACGACGCCGATCGGGCTGGGCGAGAACGTCTACACCGCCGACCAGTTCAACCAGTACTTCGAGGCGGGGATCGTCGACTTCGTCCAGGCCGACGTCGGCCGCGTCGGGGGGATCACCGGCTTCATGGACATCGCCACGCTGGCCCGCGTGCGCAACCTCCCGATGACACCGCACTTCGTTCTCGAGCTGAGCGCCTCCCTGCTCGCTGCCGTGCCCAACGCCCGCGCCGCCGAGGTCACGGACGGCGGTCGCTGGCAGGACCTGCAGATCGTCAAGGGCGGCGGGACCGAGAAGGACGGCTTCTACTTCCCGTCGGACGAGCCCGGTACCGGCCTCGTCTGGGACCTCGACTACCTCGCCGCGCACCGCGTCGCACTCTGA
- a CDS encoding SDR family oxidoreductase, which translates to MTYQTADLTGKVAFITGGSSGIGSEVARSLSAQGVKLALFSRSGTAPELPDTLQLHGDVGNRADVDAAVQKTVDTYGHLDIVVANAGVGSYGQFVDVPEQHEDEMIRTNVLGTIYLYRAAVPHLQAAGGGDLITVASEAGRRGLPGEAVYSASKFAQVGLTRALDNELREDGIRATNICPGGVWTNFAIDDARGRTDGSDQLKGMMRPADIAELITFVLTRPRHLRILETALRPMTEASWG; encoded by the coding sequence ATGACCTACCAGACGGCTGACCTGACCGGAAAGGTCGCATTCATCACCGGAGGAAGCTCCGGCATCGGCTCCGAGGTCGCCCGGAGCCTGAGCGCCCAGGGCGTCAAGCTCGCCCTGTTCTCCCGCTCGGGCACCGCCCCCGAGCTGCCCGACACGCTCCAGCTCCACGGCGACGTCGGCAACCGCGCCGACGTCGACGCCGCGGTCCAGAAGACGGTCGACACGTACGGGCACCTGGACATCGTGGTGGCCAACGCCGGCGTCGGCTCCTACGGCCAGTTCGTCGACGTGCCGGAGCAGCACGAGGACGAGATGATCCGCACCAACGTCCTCGGCACGATCTACCTGTATCGCGCCGCCGTCCCGCACCTGCAGGCCGCCGGGGGCGGCGACCTCATCACCGTCGCCAGCGAGGCCGGACGCCGCGGTCTACCTGGGGAGGCCGTCTACTCGGCGAGCAAGTTCGCGCAGGTCGGCCTGACCCGCGCGCTCGACAACGAGCTGCGTGAGGACGGCATCCGGGCGACCAACATCTGCCCCGGTGGCGTCTGGACGAACTTCGCGATCGACGACGCCCGCGGCCGCACCGACGGCAGCGACCAGCTCAAGGGGATGATGCGGCCCGCGGACATCGCCGAGCTCATCACGTTCGTGCTGACCCGCCCGCGACACCTGCGCATCCTCGAGACCGCGCTGCGCCCGATGACCGAGGCGTCCTGGGGCTGA
- a CDS encoding dihydrodipicolinate synthase family protein → MTAREPLRGVIPPIITPLTPSGDVDVVSLERLVNFEVDAGVHAIFVLGTGGEGPYLTEDQQRTTLETVTTTVAKRIPVLAGVSDIGTRRVLHNAAIAQEYPIDALVSTSAFYGSVGRNEIDYHFRTIAASSDLPLYAYDIPVFTGVKIPAELTVQLAKDGVIAGVKDTSGEEDGFRYIIEHTRDIEGFSVITGSDITGDAAIFQGAHGMIVGVANIDPHGFVEVYDAAVKGDWETARRVQERLHALRLITKIAGGRIGGFSATLGSFKAAQVLRGIIDHDGLQPPLLPLDDAERAQVKAVLDSQGLGRIDA, encoded by the coding sequence ATGACCGCACGCGAACCACTCCGGGGAGTCATCCCCCCGATCATCACTCCCCTGACACCGTCCGGTGACGTCGACGTCGTCTCGCTCGAACGCCTCGTCAACTTCGAGGTCGACGCCGGAGTCCACGCGATCTTCGTCCTCGGCACCGGCGGCGAGGGGCCCTACCTGACGGAGGACCAGCAGCGGACCACGCTCGAGACCGTCACGACGACCGTGGCCAAGCGCATCCCCGTCCTGGCCGGCGTCAGCGACATCGGAACACGCCGGGTCCTGCACAACGCGGCGATCGCGCAGGAGTACCCCATCGATGCCCTCGTGAGCACGAGCGCGTTCTACGGGAGCGTCGGGCGCAACGAGATCGACTACCACTTCCGCACGATCGCTGCCTCGAGCGACCTGCCGCTCTACGCGTACGACATCCCGGTCTTCACGGGCGTGAAGATCCCGGCCGAGCTCACCGTGCAGCTCGCGAAGGACGGCGTCATCGCGGGGGTCAAGGACACCAGCGGGGAGGAGGACGGCTTCCGCTACATCATCGAGCACACGCGCGACATCGAGGGCTTCTCGGTCATCACGGGCTCGGACATCACCGGTGACGCCGCCATCTTCCAGGGGGCGCACGGCATGATCGTGGGCGTCGCCAACATCGACCCGCACGGCTTCGTCGAGGTCTACGACGCCGCGGTCAAGGGTGACTGGGAGACGGCTCGTCGCGTGCAGGAACGGTTGCACGCGCTGCGGCTCATCACCAAGATCGCCGGCGGGCGCATCGGAGGCTTCAGCGCGACGCTCGGATCCTTCAAGGCCGCGCAGGTGCTGCGCGGCATCATCGACCACGACGGGCTCCAGCCGCCGCTCCTGCCGCTCGACGACGCCGAGCGGGCGCAGGTCAAGGCCGTCCTCGACTCCCAGGGCCTCGGGCGCATCGACGCCTGA
- a CDS encoding AMP-binding protein, with translation MADLADLHAQYLTEDLDEAGNPRSFALQCPPGFNFGYDVVDRLGALTPDRRALRWCNDEGEQRTYTFGEIQRLSDQAASYFLSQGIRKGDRVLLILKRHAQFWWAITALHKIGAVVVPATNQLMAYDLVFRLSEADISAVVCTLEGQVAHEVEQAEAQLGRSLVKMGVRGTRDGWADFDGGLADAAPFVRPAAADLPAVDDPMLLYFTSGTTAQPKMVVHDFSYPIAHIATAKYWQRVDPEGLHLTLSETGWAKSVWGKLYGQWLMETCVDVYDFDRFDAVRLLEHLQDARVTTFCAAPTVYRFLITHDLSRYDLSALQHCTIAGEAMNPVVFDTFKALTGLELKEGYGQTEMTLAVVTNYWQATKAGSMGKPSAGYDVGLRTEDGTEDGTEAAPGEDGEICIRVPEGARPIGLFAGYAGDPATTQSVWHDGWYHTRDLARKDEDGYFWYVGRTDDMIKTSGYRVGPFEVESVVMAHPAVVECAITAAPDEVRGTVVKATIILAAGYEPTDALKKDIQSFVKHRTAPYKYPRVIEFVEAMPTTISGKIRRVVIRADSERAAREGGPAAGGGDKG, from the coding sequence ATGGCTGACCTGGCTGACCTGCACGCCCAGTACCTCACCGAGGACCTCGACGAGGCCGGCAACCCCCGGTCGTTCGCGCTGCAGTGCCCGCCCGGCTTCAACTTCGGCTACGACGTCGTCGACCGGCTCGGTGCCCTGACCCCGGACCGGCGCGCACTGCGGTGGTGCAACGACGAGGGCGAGCAGCGCACCTACACGTTCGGTGAGATCCAGCGGCTCAGCGACCAGGCCGCGTCGTACTTCCTGTCCCAGGGCATCCGCAAGGGCGACCGGGTCCTGCTCATCCTCAAGCGGCACGCCCAGTTCTGGTGGGCCATCACGGCCCTGCACAAGATCGGCGCCGTCGTCGTCCCGGCCACGAACCAGCTCATGGCGTACGACCTCGTCTTCCGGCTGTCCGAGGCCGACATCAGCGCGGTCGTGTGCACGCTCGAGGGCCAGGTGGCCCACGAGGTCGAGCAGGCCGAGGCCCAGCTCGGCCGGTCCCTCGTGAAGATGGGCGTACGGGGCACCCGGGACGGGTGGGCGGACTTCGACGGCGGCCTGGCGGACGCAGCGCCGTTCGTCCGCCCCGCGGCCGCAGACCTGCCCGCGGTCGACGACCCGATGCTGCTCTACTTCACGTCGGGCACGACCGCGCAGCCGAAGATGGTCGTGCACGACTTCTCGTACCCGATCGCGCACATCGCGACCGCCAAGTACTGGCAGCGCGTCGACCCCGAGGGCCTGCACCTGACCCTGTCGGAGACCGGCTGGGCCAAGTCGGTGTGGGGCAAGCTCTACGGGCAGTGGCTGATGGAGACCTGCGTCGACGTCTACGACTTCGACCGGTTCGACGCGGTGCGCCTGCTCGAGCACCTGCAGGACGCCCGGGTCACGACGTTCTGCGCGGCGCCCACGGTGTACCGGTTCCTCATCACCCACGACCTGTCCCGGTACGACCTCTCCGCGCTGCAGCACTGCACGATCGCGGGCGAGGCGATGAACCCGGTGGTCTTCGACACGTTCAAGGCGCTCACCGGCCTGGAGCTCAAGGAGGGCTACGGCCAGACCGAGATGACCCTGGCCGTCGTCACGAACTACTGGCAGGCGACCAAGGCAGGCTCGATGGGCAAGCCGTCGGCCGGGTACGACGTCGGGCTGCGCACCGAGGACGGCACCGAGGACGGCACCGAGGCCGCGCCGGGCGAGGACGGCGAGATCTGCATCCGGGTCCCCGAGGGTGCCCGACCGATCGGGCTGTTCGCCGGGTACGCCGGCGACCCGGCCACGACGCAGTCGGTCTGGCACGACGGCTGGTACCACACGCGCGACCTGGCCCGGAAGGATGAGGACGGCTACTTCTGGTACGTCGGGCGCACGGACGACATGATCAAGACGTCCGGCTACCGCGTCGGTCCGTTCGAGGTCGAGAGCGTCGTCATGGCCCACCCGGCCGTGGTCGAGTGCGCGATCACCGCGGCTCCCGATGAGGTCCGCGGCACCGTCGTGAAGGCGACCATCATCCTGGCCGCGGGGTACGAGCCGACCGACGCGCTCAAGAAGGACATCCAGAGCTTCGTCAAGCACCGCACGGCGCCGTACAAGTACCCGCGCGTGATCGAGTTCGTCGAGGCGATGCCGACGACCATCTCGGGGAAGATCCGGCGCGTCGTGATCCGTGCGGACAGCGAGCGGGCCGCGCGCGAGGGCGGACCCGCCGCGGGCGGCGGCGACAAGGGCTGA